A region of the Thermodesulfobacteriota bacterium genome:
GTCCCTTCTAAGCGGATACCATATTGCCCAGGGAAGCTCAGGGTTTAAAACCTTTGCCTTAGGTCCGCTTATAAGCGTTTTGTCTAAATCAGGCTCATATCCGAGTGAGTATGTTCTGCCAAACATTGTGAACTCTGGTTTTGGTGTAAGTTCCATAAATGCCGAGTCCTGAAGAAAATCTCTTAGCTCAGTTACAAAAGAATCTGGATCCTCATTTAATGCTAAAAGGCCAATACCGTAAGGATCGTTAATATCGGCATACAGAACAAGGTCCATATTAGTATCTTCTAGTTCTTTTATGAGCTCGTCTGTATTCCAGCAGTCGCCAAAAGCCATAAATTGCATAAACAGCCTTCTATCAGAGGATATTACGGTACCGTCTTTTTCCCGGCCCTTCTCGCTTATGTCTACTTTGCTCTCTTTATAATCTGTACTCATTCGGCTCGTCTCCTTAAACGAAAATATAACAGGA
Encoded here:
- a CDS encoding chlorite dismutase family protein codes for the protein PVIFSFKETSRMSTDYKESKVDISEKGREKDGTVISSDRRLFMQFMAFGDCWNTDELIKELEDTNMDLVLYADINDPYGIGLLALNEDPDSFVTELRDFLQDSAFMELTPKPEFTMFGRTYSLGYEPDLDKTLISGPKAKVLNPELPWAIWYPLRRDKNFETLSEDEQRAVLGEHGKLGFKFGHSGLATDIRLACHGLDKYDNDFVIGVLGKELFPLSALIQAMRKTKQTSQYLESLGPFFVGKVLWQSKV